The DNA window GCTGATCGGTACCGGGAGACGGTGACGGCCCTCCTCGAGCCGGCTGCTTCCTGTCAGGTGATCGCCGAGCACCGGGCGGACAGCACCTATCCGATCGTGGCCGCGGCCAGCATCATTGCCAAGGTCACCCGTGACCGCCTCGTCGATGCCCTGGCAGATGAGTGCGGTCAGATCGGGAGCGGGTATCCATCGGATCGGTACACCATTGCGTATCTATCTGATTATATCAGGCGCCATCATGCGCCACCTGCCTGTGCCAGAAAAAGTTGGAAAACGACCATTCATCTGCTCGAAGAGCGTGCGCAGCGTGATATTCGCTCATATTTATGAGACTGGTAGCAGCCAATAGTTTATGTAGTCTGCCCTCGAAATGACTAAAGAATGGAATGGCTTTCAGTCCTGATTCTTCTTGTCCTGCTGTATACGCTGATTTCAGTGTACGTTGTGTTGCATAATCGCGCCTACCAGCGGCAACTCTTAAAATCTGAAACGACGCAGGATGATCGGGCTGATGAGAAAGAACCTGGAGAAGAGACCGGCGATTGGATCTATGATCATATATCGTTCTTCGGTCCGATCATGGCTATCCGGACCCATAAAGTCGGAATATTCGATTTTTTTGCAAAATTCAGTCTCTTTTTTCGGATCTACGGAACGCTCGGCGTCCTGATGGTGATCCTGGTCTCGATCTTCTTCACGATCAGCCTCTTCCTCTCGCTCAGGTATACACTGACCTATAAACCGACACCGACTGGAATCTATGAGCCGCAGAACCTGTTGCTGATCCCGGGGGTGAACCAGTACGTTCCCGGAACGGTGGCTGTCTGGCTCGCTCTGGTGTTGACGCTGGCTATTCATGAGTTCGGGCACGGGATTCTCGCTCGGGTCGAACATATGAGGGTTCGGAGTGCCGGCCTCCTCCTCGCGGTGATCCCGATCGGTGCCTTCGTCGAACCGGATGAGCAGGACGTCGCAGCGGCGAAGGGGATGCCGAAGATCAGGATGTTCGGCGCCGGGATCACCAATAATCTGGTCTTTGGGCTGGCCTGTATCTTCCTGATGATCACGCTCTTCGGGATGGCGGCCCCGACAACCTCCCCGGTGATCTATGGCATCTATCAGGATTACCCTGCTCATCAGGCCGGGGTGCCGCAGGACTCGATCGTGACTGCGATCAACGGAACGCCGCTGTCGACCCGTGAGCAGGTGGCATTGTTTCTGAACGGGACGAGACCGGGTGATCCGATCACCCTCGAGGTACAGAAGGATGGGATCGTCTCCACCTATCCGATGACACTCGCGATGAAGCCTGGAACCAACAGCACTGACGGTCCGGGGTTCATGGGTGTCATATATTATGACGCTCCCGGGCTGGTCACTGCTGTCAAGGGGTCGTTCACCCCGATCGGACTGCTCAAGTACCTGGTGTTGCCCTTCGACCAGTCTGAGGAGGGACAGTTCCTGCGGGTCCTCGGTTTTGAGACCACGGACACCCAGTATTACTCCGCTCCCTTCCCCGGGTTCTGGGGTCTGATTCACCTCCTCTTCTGGAGTGGCTGGATCAGTATCAACGTTGGGATCTTCAACGCTCTCCCGATGGTTCCGCTCGATGGGGGCTACATCATGCAGGAGGGGATCCAGCGTATCTCTGCCCGGTTTAAACTTGAGCGTTTTGCGTCGTCCCTTGCAGCCGGCATCAGTGCCCTGGTGATGACCACGATGGTTGCATTGATCGCCCTCCCGTATCTGCTCCATCTCTAACCGATGCCCCCTCTCATATGAACCCCTTTTTTTACCAGGGTTGACCGGAGGATTCAACGAGCGAATCGGAAATCCCAAATCCAGAGTCTCCCTATATCATACATGGATGACCCGGCAGCGATCATTACGACGCGATATGCTCAGGGAGAGATCACGAAAGAGCAGTATGATGAGATGATCCGTACGGTCGGTTCCGCCCCGAAGGTCGGCACCGCCCAGAAGAAGAAGACTGATTACTCAAGTCTCTATAAACTGGTGATATTTCTTGTTCTGGTGGCAGTTATCTACTCTGGATTCTCCACAGGAATCCCCCATTTCTGGGTCATCGCCGTTGTTCTTGGGTGTCTCCTTGCCTTCGCCCTGAAGACGGGAGGGAAGATAGAATAGATCGGTTGTCTGATCAATAAATTTCAGGTGAATCTCAGCCATCTCTTCTTTTTTACCCACCAGTTATAGGTCCTGGAGATGTTCTTGAGAATGATTGAGGATCTCAATGTACTGCGTGGTGATGGTCGGAGCGGAGAATACGAACCTCTTATGATCATTACTCAGGGAACCCACCGTAAGGAACTGTTGTCGGTTCAGTGATCATAAGGAGAGTCTATGAGGCGATCAGATCCTTTCCCTTTTAGATACTGTCGACGGTTAATTTATCGGAACTTCTGATGCGGGTAATACCAAAAATTCAATAATCATTATGAATGAAGTATGTAAGAAAATATTGTTTCATCATCTCTAATATCGGTCCCATGTTAAAACGGTTTAAATACAAATTGTCAATTGAGGAGGAGAAAGAATCCTCCATAACCATTTTGAAAGATGAACCATTTTCAGGTTGCCGATTTCAAACCAATGAAGAAGCAATTGAGATACATTCACTTCTTGCTCTTGATTGGAATCGGGTGCCTGTGATGGTTTGTTCATACTGGATTGAATAAACATGGGTCAGTTAATTCGATCAACGTAGTGGGTGTAGCAGATGGCAGATCTTACTGATTATCAACAAATTTTTGCAAAAAGCCCCATGGCTCATGTTCTTCTCGATAAGGAACTGAAGATCGTGGATGGCAATGAGAGTTATTTCCAACTTGTCGGGTACACACGTGAGCGTGTTACCGGGATGCCTTTCTCCGATTACCGGACAACAGGAATGCTCAATTATATCAAGGAGACCGGCGGTACGCTCAAAGAGTCGTTTGATAAAAAGATTACCATCAGCGGACAGACCAAGATGGGATCTCCTACCGGGGTGTACGATCTCATTCGGACGTATGTTCCGATCCTCGATGAACATGGCGATATAAAATATATCTATATTGCAAATTTTGATATCACCGAAACCGTCAGACTGGGTGAGGAAGCGGTCGACAGGGCTGTTTATTACGAGTCGATTCTGGATGCAATTCAGAATCCTGTCACGGTGACCGACCTTGAGGGGAAAATGACGTTTGTCAATAAGGCCGTCGAAGATCAGCTCAAAACGCCTCGGAAGGAACTCATTGGTAAGCCCTGTAACAAACGGGGAGGGAGTACCTGCACGACCGATCAGTGTGGTATCACCCGGCTGAAGCAGGGGTTCACCACCACCAGCGTCGAGCAGGATGGTGGATTCTTCACCTTCGATTGTTCATATATCCAGAACGCAAAGGGTGAGAACGTTGGGCATGTCGAAGTGATCTCGGATGTTACAGCACTCACCGAAACACAGAATTATATTGAGACCGAGATCGCAGAACTCTCAACACGGTACGAATTGATGGCTGCGGGCGATCTCACGATCCGCTATGACCTGACAGAACCCGATGATCAGACCAGAATCATCCATGATCACCTGGAGAAACTCCATAGTGCGGTCCGTTCTACGATCACCAGCCTTCAAAAGAATATCGGTGATGTCAACAAAGAGATGATCGACCTGACCACCACGGCAGACAACGCGAACAACAGTATTCTGGATGCGAGTAAAGGGCTCCAGCAGGTGGCTAAAAATGCCGGCAATGTCTGTTCTGATGCAGAGAAGGCTTCTGATGGCGTTGAACAGATCTCGAAGGCGATGCAGGACATGAGTGCTGCCGTTGAAGAGATCACCTCGAGCATGGAATCGGTCTCAGTTCTCTCCCAGGAGACGAATGTTCTCTCCCGGAAGGGTGCAGAACTGGCCGGCAAAACAGAGAAGAGCATGGTGGAGATCACGAGTTCATCTGCAAAGGTGTTCGATATCGTCACTGATGTTGAAAAGCAGATGGGTGAGATCTCCAAGATCGTCGTTCTCATTCGCGACCTCGCCAACCAGACCAACCTGCTCGCACTGAATGCAGCGATCGAAGCGGCCCGAGCCGGGGATGCCGGTCGCGGATTCGCCGTGGTCGCCACCGAGGTGAAGTCCCTCGCCCAGGAATCCCGGAACTCGGCAGAGCGCATTGAGGAGATGATCGGTAACCTGAAGAAGAATACCCAGCATGCCTCCACTGCGATGGGGGAGGCGAAGGGTACTGTTGAACAGGGCTCACAGATGGTCACCGAGACGCTGCAGTCCTTCAATCAGATCGCACTAGAGGTCGGAAAGATCGCTAAGAGTGTGTCAGAAGTGGCAGCTGCGACCGAGGAACAGGCTGCGACGACGGAGGAGGTCACCGCCAGTATCACGGAAGTCGCCCGTTTGGTGGACCAGACTGCACGGGAGGCCGGTGATGCAGCGGCGGCCACTGAAGAGTCCACTGCTTCCCTTGATGAAATCACCCGGATGGTTGGTGAAGTGAATAAAGTCGCAGTCAACGCAATGGAAGCAAACAAGAGATTTAAGGTGGACTAGGGGGTGTGCACGTTCTATGACGGGTGATTTAGGGATGGCAGAGCCGGGATCCAGGGGTACGGTCGCTTCTGTTGGGAAGAAACGGGAGAGTATCCA is part of the Methanosphaerula palustris E1-9c genome and encodes:
- the rnhB gene encoding ribonuclease HII — translated: MLMPLICGVDEAGKGAVLGPMVVAGVASRDVSAVAALGVRDSKQLTRLKREDLYDQIRSICTTTVTVLSAADIDLARESATMNMIVARGHAAVISTLTPTLAYVDACDVNADRYRETVTALLEPAASCQVIAEHRADSTYPIVAAASIIAKVTRDRLVDALADECGQIGSGYPSDRYTIAYLSDYIRRHHAPPACARKSWKTTIHLLEERAQRDIRSYL
- a CDS encoding site-2 protease family protein, with the translated sequence MEWLSVLILLVLLYTLISVYVVLHNRAYQRQLLKSETTQDDRADEKEPGEETGDWIYDHISFFGPIMAIRTHKVGIFDFFAKFSLFFRIYGTLGVLMVILVSIFFTISLFLSLRYTLTYKPTPTGIYEPQNLLLIPGVNQYVPGTVAVWLALVLTLAIHEFGHGILARVEHMRVRSAGLLLAVIPIGAFVEPDEQDVAAAKGMPKIRMFGAGITNNLVFGLACIFLMITLFGMAAPTTSPVIYGIYQDYPAHQAGVPQDSIVTAINGTPLSTREQVALFLNGTRPGDPITLEVQKDGIVSTYPMTLAMKPGTNSTDGPGFMGVIYYDAPGLVTAVKGSFTPIGLLKYLVLPFDQSEEGQFLRVLGFETTDTQYYSAPFPGFWGLIHLLFWSGWISINVGIFNALPMVPLDGGYIMQEGIQRISARFKLERFASSLAAGISALVMTTMVALIALPYLLHL
- a CDS encoding SHOCT domain-containing protein, which translates into the protein MDDPAAIITTRYAQGEITKEQYDEMIRTVGSAPKVGTAQKKKTDYSSLYKLVIFLVLVAVIYSGFSTGIPHFWVIAVVLGCLLAFALKTGGKIE
- a CDS encoding methyl-accepting chemotaxis protein yields the protein MADLTDYQQIFAKSPMAHVLLDKELKIVDGNESYFQLVGYTRERVTGMPFSDYRTTGMLNYIKETGGTLKESFDKKITISGQTKMGSPTGVYDLIRTYVPILDEHGDIKYIYIANFDITETVRLGEEAVDRAVYYESILDAIQNPVTVTDLEGKMTFVNKAVEDQLKTPRKELIGKPCNKRGGSTCTTDQCGITRLKQGFTTTSVEQDGGFFTFDCSYIQNAKGENVGHVEVISDVTALTETQNYIETEIAELSTRYELMAAGDLTIRYDLTEPDDQTRIIHDHLEKLHSAVRSTITSLQKNIGDVNKEMIDLTTTADNANNSILDASKGLQQVAKNAGNVCSDAEKASDGVEQISKAMQDMSAAVEEITSSMESVSVLSQETNVLSRKGAELAGKTEKSMVEITSSSAKVFDIVTDVEKQMGEISKIVVLIRDLANQTNLLALNAAIEAARAGDAGRGFAVVATEVKSLAQESRNSAERIEEMIGNLKKNTQHASTAMGEAKGTVEQGSQMVTETLQSFNQIALEVGKIAKSVSEVAAATEEQAATTEEVTASITEVARLVDQTAREAGDAAAATEESTASLDEITRMVGEVNKVAVNAMEANKRFKVD